The stretch of DNA aaagcctcatATTTATTCTTTAAGCTGAATATTTCtcagagaaaatgaaacagagTTAATCCtattcaattcagttttcaaTAATAAAATCTTTAATTGGTTCAGGACTTGAAAGCGTTTGTGGAAATAAACCAGActacagtgaaaatgttgttgatTTAAGCTTCgggctgatttatttattctgaagTGTGATTTTATTTCTCTCACAGTTGAAGATTTTCCGCTCTGAGGCTGAACTGTGTGACTGATTTATGTTTCAGTTCGTCTCTGACCGGATCAGTTTTAACATCGGAGCTGAAGGTGGACGCCGCTGCCGAGTTCAACTTTATGAAAAGTCGTAAAACAAAAGTTTGGAGGGAGAAATCAGGCGGAGAGAGAAGCTTCAGCGTGGACAGAAGGTAAGAGCTCCTGacagtctgtctgcagctccGATCAGGGCCGCAAATACAGACAGTGTGGTGGCCCCGGGGGCCATAGTGACAACGGGCCCCCccaaaaactacaagaaaattacctgaaaattagttaaaatatatatattcttttaaaggaaaagttaaaaaaaaaaaaaaaagaaaagacagttaaaaaaaccaaaacactgaaatgttttggatgaagagcttaaaaaatgataataatatcatattattttaaatattttatattggaCGTGggaggtggcttttggcgtcacgctggtacgctgaaagcactgacagaacgGACGTATTTGAAGAGTTCGGAGCGAGAACGGGCTGAACTTTCCTGCAGGAGTTCAGCGCgatctcatcccaactcgtcacgtggcgccgctctgtcagtgaccttctgcgtctccTGCTGACGTTTTAGGTGCATtcgttgacatcacagtaacggcatcccggagcgtaaacagctgatgcagaaggaaaAACCTAAAACGTCGTAAGTAAACGTAGAACGTCACTGACGGAGCCGGTTTGTGAACGTGTTgcactcctgcatgaaagtccggggtttgttggatccatcctcCGCTCCTCCTTACATTACGCCGTTACAGATGTCGTGACGCCGTCCAGCAGCTTAACGtgtgaaatgtggctttttgtgCCAGAAAAAACTGTCAGGGTGGCGTTATTTTACGAGttcagaatgaaaacaggctgaaatatTTGCACGTTTTCAGTGTTTAGTGAGTGTTTGTCGTTTTGGCAGCGACTTTCACTTCATGTTTGTGTGCGAACTGTTTTTAAACTTCTGAATGAACAAATTTGTTTAcgcaaatgagaaaaaaatgtcacaagatACAGTTACTACATCATTATTACCGTCATTAATGTAATGACGGAGCTTGTGTGTAAACTGTGAGTCTTAGTGAGGAGGGAGTGTACCATCAGAGGGGGGTTACATCACCGCCCTGCTGGATCTGTGGCTGCAGTCAGAGGAGCCTTCAGTCAGGCTGCAGGAGCACCAGAGGAGCACCAGGGGAGCACCAGAGGAGCACCAGGGGAGCACCAGAGGAGCACCAGAGGAGCACCAGAGGAGCAGCAGCCGGTGCGCCAACATGCGGACTGAGAGCGGCGTCCCGCGGGCCGCTGCGCCGTCTCTCCGGGCCCTGCTGACCGGGGCAGCTCGGGGCTGAGTCTGCCGGAGCGGGGACCGGGACATGGACTGTCCGCTCTCTCTGTCCCAAAGTTGCtgacaagttttgtttttttttttgttctgtttttttttttttgagcgcTCGCGGTGCGTCAGTTGCGCGCGCGCTCAGCTCGGACTTGGATACTTTGGATATCGCGCGCGCGTTTCTGGCGGAGGAATTAACCTGTGAACTGATCAGATGGATAACTCGAGCTGTTTGTGGGCTGTGTTTGTGCTCGCGCTCTCTCTGGGCTTCAGGATAGAGGAGGGCGCGTGCCAACACTACTATCTCCTCCGGCCCATCCCCAGCGACACGCTGCCCATTCTGGACCTGCACGAGGACCCGGACCCGGTGCTGGATCCCCGGGAGAAGGACTTGAACGAGACGGAGCTCCGGAGCGCTCTGGGGAGCCACTTCGACCCGCAGTCCATGTCCCTGTCCCCGCCGGAGGACAAGCACGCGGGCAGCGAGGACGCGAGCGACGCGAGCCTGCGGCTGAAGCTCTCCGGAGCGATGCCCAAAGACATCCGGGCCATGGAGTTCGAGGTGCAGCACGGAAAGAAGCAGAAGCCGAGCAAGAAGCTGCGCCGGCGGCTGCAGCTGTGGCTGTGGTCGTACACCGGCTGCCCGGTGGTTTACGCCTGGAACGACCTGGGCAGCCGCTTCTGGCCGCGCTACCTGAAGGTGGGCAGCTGCTACAATAAACGCTCCTGTTCCATCCCCGAAGGGATGTTCTGCAAAGCTGCCAAATCGACTCATTTTACGATCCTGCGATGGCGCTGCCTGCAGAAAAAGGGCGCTCTGAAATGCGCCTGGATCCCGGTCCAGTACCCGGTCATCACCGAGTGCAAGTGCTCGTGCctcaactgaaaataaaaaaacagactctgCTGCTGCAACCAGTCACTAAAAGCCAACTTTGAGGATTATTTTTATACACAAGGAGCTTTATCAGACACTTAAAGAGTCAGAACAACCTGTTTTCGAGCTGCAAAGTTTTGACTTCATGTTAAAAAGTcccaacagagaaaaaagttttttgttttggggtgcACTGTGCAGTGTGAGacgtaaaatctgacaagttgatcttaaaataatcttggaaaccgagattttatattatttttatacacaaGCAGCTTTATCAGACATTGAGTGAGTCAGAGCAACTTATTGCTTtgcagaaaaatggaaaaattatcattcatgagtaaaaaaaacttactttctttgtttcaacattttgacGCAATGTGTAAAAGtcccaaaagagaaaaaagttcaACCCCAAAGTGCTTTTCTCTCAGCCTGAGCTGCACTGTGCAGTGTGAGAATGcactgtaaaacctgacaaGATGATCTTACTTAAGTAATATTGGAAACCAAACTTTTCTGATTTTAGTGAGTCATTTAGTGAGTCAGAGCAGCTTGTTTTCTTGCCACAAACTGAAGAAATTTGTCATTAATGAGTAAAAAGTGTTGCGGTGCATCGGACAGTGTGAGAAAGgtcaaactgtaaaatctgGCAAGTTGatcttaattaaaataatattggaaACAAAACGTTTCGGATTATTTTTACGTAAAGAAGCTTTATCAAACATTCAAAGAGTCAGAGAAGAGTcagcaaaagtttttaaaaaatgtcattaatgagtaaaaacatttaactttatattttttttaacattttaatttcgtGCTAAAAAGTCCCCAAAGTGtcagttttctgtcagttgTGTTGCGGTGCACTGTGCAGTGAGAACCTCgcaaatctgacaagttgatccaACTTAAActtaatcttggaaactgactgCTTTGAAAAAGTACGTATTACTggaaatcttaatttatattgaATTTTTCGGCTAAGTTTAAAGTTAAGTTATGTTTACTTGATTTctgaagtttttgcaacttaaaaatgacaagatttATTCAATTAAACTTTCTAAGTGTTAACATCTTCATTAAACCAAGTGAGTCTGACTTAAGTGATAATGACGAAGAGGGTTTGATTGTGATAAAGTTCAGAGATCTTTAAGTCctgtttcttaaaatgtttaagaaaacgGAAACATAACTGAATAGTTTGCAGCCAGAATACAGATACAtctgtacatacagtacagcTGGTTTACTTTAGCTGCTAAAACTTATTAAGACtgatttgattaaatgtttatgAATTTTTACATTGCAGCAACTTCAAATTTAATtaagtttgaaaatgaattaaatctaattaaatgttgagtaaacttaacagttagatataaagtaaatgtacattaagattaatagttctatatactcatattttttaatcatttttaaaaagtaaaatcaacttgtcagattttacagtgtatttgatgtacatgtttttattttatttgacaacagAACTTTGTATAAAATGAAGGTCAGT from Plectropomus leopardus isolate mb unplaced genomic scaffold, YSFRI_Pleo_2.0 unplaced_scaffold3701, whole genome shotgun sequence encodes:
- the LOC121938887 gene encoding noggin-3-like; protein product: MDNSSCLWAVFVLALSLGFRIEEGACQHYYLLRPIPSDTLPILDLHEDPDPVLDPREKDLNETELRSALGSHFDPQSMSLSPPEDKHAGSEDASDASLRLKLSGAMPKDIRAMEFEVQHGKKQKPSKKLRRRLQLWLWSYTGCPVVYAWNDLGSRFWPRYLKVGSCYNKRSCSIPEGMFCKAAKSTHFTILRWRCLQKKGALKCAWIPVQYPVITECKCSCLN